A genome region from Arthrobacter sp. V1I9 includes the following:
- a CDS encoding carbon-nitrogen hydrolase family protein → MRIALGQLESGADILANLAAIDRFAAEAARDGAGLVAFPEYATYEKKKVDATFPAVAEPLDGPVCRELAAIAHRHRIALVAGVVETSDEPGRAYNTLVAFGPDGGRLASYRKIHLFDAQGFGESTFIKPGPSTVPVVFEHGGVRFGLMTCYDLRFPELARSLADAGAQVLLVCSSWVPGEHKTEQWLALNAARAIENSVYVAGVCQAPPVSVGRSVLVDPMGVVEADLGVGPGVRVVEVSLETVEPVRESFPMFRQRRLL, encoded by the coding sequence GTGAGGATAGCGCTGGGGCAGCTGGAGTCGGGCGCCGACATTCTCGCCAACCTTGCCGCGATCGATCGGTTCGCCGCCGAGGCAGCGCGCGACGGCGCCGGGCTGGTCGCCTTCCCGGAGTACGCCACCTACGAGAAGAAGAAGGTGGACGCGACGTTCCCCGCGGTGGCCGAGCCCCTGGACGGGCCCGTCTGCCGGGAACTCGCCGCCATCGCCCACCGTCACCGGATCGCGCTGGTGGCGGGCGTGGTGGAGACCTCGGACGAGCCGGGCAGGGCGTACAACACGCTGGTGGCTTTCGGGCCCGACGGCGGCCGGCTGGCTTCCTACCGGAAGATCCACCTTTTCGACGCGCAGGGCTTCGGGGAATCCACGTTCATCAAGCCCGGCCCGTCCACCGTCCCGGTGGTGTTCGAGCACGGGGGAGTGCGGTTCGGGCTGATGACCTGCTACGACCTGCGGTTCCCGGAGCTCGCGAGGTCGCTGGCCGACGCCGGCGCGCAGGTCCTGCTGGTCTGCTCGTCCTGGGTGCCGGGGGAGCACAAGACCGAACAGTGGCTGGCGCTGAACGCGGCCCGGGCGATCGAGAACAGCGTGTACGTGGCGGGGGTGTGCCAGGCGCCGCCCGTGTCTGTGGGACGGAGCGTGCTGGTGGACCCGATGGGGGTTGTCGAAGCGGACCTGGGAGTGGGGCCCGGCGTGCGGGTGGTGGAGGTGTCGCTGGAGACCGTGGAGCCTGTACGGGAGTCGTTCCCGATGTTCCGGCAGCGGCGGTTGCTATAG
- a CDS encoding amino acid permease, which translates to MEQQTKTSARALGAALKPRQLTMMGLGSAIGAGLFIGSGAGIQAAGPAVLISYLVAGTLIILVMWALGEMAAANPDSGAFSVYTAKAYGPVAGATVGWLWWIQLVVVIAAEALGAAGLLATIFPALPVWLMAFVFIVVLTAVNLTSVKNFGEFEFWFALLKVAAIVAFLAAGAALLFGWLPGVQSPGLSNFMGDGFAPSGFAGIATALFVVAFAFGGTEIVSVAAAETADPARSVKKAVRTVLWRILVFYIGAIFIIAAVVPVGSEGLKSPFAAVLDAAGMPGAATAITLVAVAALLSALNANLYGASRMAYSLAERGEAPRLLASVSKARVPVVAVLASVAFGVVTVVLELAFPEMVLGVLLNIVGSTCLLVWTSALLAQLALRFRADREGTELPLRMPGFPWLTCFGLLILAAIFTVGFIGEDSRPQLLSTFGLVALLAVANWLNHRGGKVAGHVETSDRDKQPVLID; encoded by the coding sequence ATGGAACAACAGACAAAGACGTCTGCGCGCGCGCTCGGCGCGGCCCTTAAACCTCGGCAGCTCACCATGATGGGGCTCGGAAGCGCCATCGGCGCGGGCCTGTTCATCGGCTCCGGCGCGGGCATTCAGGCGGCCGGCCCGGCGGTGCTGATTTCCTACCTCGTGGCCGGCACCCTCATCATCCTGGTGATGTGGGCCCTCGGCGAGATGGCCGCGGCCAACCCGGACAGCGGTGCCTTCTCCGTCTACACCGCCAAGGCTTATGGGCCGGTGGCCGGTGCCACCGTGGGCTGGCTGTGGTGGATTCAGCTGGTGGTGGTCATCGCGGCCGAGGCGCTCGGCGCGGCAGGCCTGCTGGCCACCATCTTCCCGGCCCTTCCGGTGTGGCTGATGGCCTTCGTGTTCATCGTGGTGCTCACCGCCGTGAACCTGACGAGCGTGAAGAACTTCGGCGAGTTCGAGTTCTGGTTTGCACTGCTCAAGGTGGCAGCAATCGTCGCGTTCCTGGCTGCGGGCGCTGCCCTGCTCTTCGGCTGGCTCCCGGGCGTCCAGTCGCCGGGCCTGTCGAACTTCATGGGTGACGGCTTCGCGCCGAGCGGTTTCGCTGGTATTGCCACGGCGCTCTTCGTGGTGGCGTTTGCGTTCGGCGGCACCGAGATTGTGTCCGTGGCGGCGGCTGAGACAGCTGATCCGGCCCGGAGCGTGAAGAAAGCAGTCCGCACGGTGCTGTGGCGCATCCTGGTGTTCTACATCGGCGCCATCTTCATCATCGCGGCTGTGGTCCCGGTTGGTTCGGAGGGGCTGAAGAGCCCGTTCGCCGCGGTGCTGGACGCCGCCGGCATGCCCGGTGCGGCCACGGCCATCACCCTGGTCGCCGTCGCGGCACTGCTCTCCGCGCTCAACGCCAACCTTTACGGTGCCTCCCGGATGGCGTACTCCCTCGCCGAGCGGGGCGAAGCACCACGGTTGCTTGCCTCCGTATCCAAAGCCCGGGTTCCGGTGGTTGCAGTCCTGGCCAGCGTTGCCTTCGGCGTTGTCACCGTTGTGCTGGAGCTGGCGTTCCCCGAGATGGTCCTTGGCGTCCTGCTGAACATTGTGGGTTCGACCTGCCTGCTGGTGTGGACGTCCGCACTGCTCGCGCAGCTCGCGCTGCGCTTCCGTGCCGACCGCGAGGGGACAGAGCTTCCCCTGAGGATGCCTGGCTTCCCGTGGCTCACGTGCTTTGGCCTGCTGATCCTCGCGGCGATCTTCACGGTGGGCTTCATTGGCGAGGATTCCCGTCCCCAGCTCCTGAGCACCTTCGGACTCGTGGCGCTGCTGGCGGTGGCCAACTGGCTGAACCACCGAGGCGGGAAGGTGGCGGGCCACGTTGAAACTTCGGACCGTGACAAGCAGCCGGTGCTCATCGACTGA
- a CDS encoding APC family permease → MTTTLTRTLKLPSLVLFGLAYLTPIIVLGIFGIIAETTGGAAPAAYLVALVAMLFTAHSYGRMAIAYPVAGSAYTYVRRSIDSRVGFLVGWAVLLDYLFLPMVIWLIGGSYLSAQFPGIPIGVWIVGFIVITTLLNILGIKVADKANYVLMAFQLLVLVFFVALAIGSVVSANGAGGLASGQPFFNDTASFATISAGAAIAAYSFLGFDAVTTLTEETINPRRTVPRAIMLVALIGGGIFVAVSYVTQLVHPGGVFEDSASAASSIALQIGGQLFGAVFLAGLVVAQFASGLAAQASASRLLYAMGRDSVLPKAVFGKLSEKFHTPVANLVITGIVGLIAIFLDVATSTSFINFGAFTAFTLVNASVVFHYVRQRRAGQQLNPLSYVVVPVIGAVICAYLLSRLDSNAITLGVSWLVLGVVVLALITRGFKAAPPEMSATEKATVEAAA, encoded by the coding sequence GTGACAACAACCCTCACCCGCACGCTGAAGCTGCCCTCGCTGGTCCTGTTCGGGCTGGCGTACCTGACCCCCATCATCGTCCTGGGGATTTTCGGCATCATCGCCGAAACCACCGGCGGCGCAGCGCCCGCCGCGTACCTCGTGGCGCTCGTGGCCATGCTGTTCACCGCGCACAGCTACGGCCGGATGGCCATCGCCTACCCTGTGGCCGGCTCCGCCTACACCTACGTCCGCCGGTCCATCGATTCCCGGGTCGGGTTCCTTGTGGGCTGGGCCGTGCTGCTCGACTACCTCTTCCTGCCCATGGTCATCTGGCTCATCGGCGGCTCCTACCTCAGCGCCCAGTTCCCCGGCATCCCCATCGGCGTCTGGATCGTGGGCTTCATCGTCATCACCACGCTGCTGAACATCCTGGGCATCAAGGTGGCGGACAAGGCCAACTACGTGCTGATGGCGTTCCAGCTGCTGGTTCTCGTGTTCTTCGTGGCGCTGGCCATCGGCAGCGTGGTGTCCGCCAACGGCGCCGGGGGATTGGCCAGCGGGCAGCCGTTCTTCAACGACACCGCCAGCTTCGCCACCATCTCCGCTGGCGCCGCCATCGCCGCGTACTCGTTCCTGGGGTTCGACGCCGTCACCACCCTCACCGAGGAAACCATCAACCCGCGCCGGACCGTGCCGCGCGCCATCATGCTGGTGGCCCTGATCGGCGGCGGCATTTTCGTGGCGGTGTCCTACGTGACCCAGCTGGTCCACCCCGGCGGCGTGTTCGAGGACTCGGCGTCCGCGGCCAGTTCCATCGCCCTGCAGATCGGCGGGCAGCTGTTCGGCGCCGTGTTCCTGGCCGGCCTGGTGGTGGCGCAGTTCGCCTCCGGCCTCGCCGCGCAGGCCAGCGCCTCCCGGCTGCTGTACGCGATGGGCCGCGACTCCGTCCTGCCCAAGGCGGTCTTCGGGAAGCTCAGCGAGAAGTTCCACACCCCGGTGGCGAACCTGGTGATCACCGGCATCGTTGGCCTGATCGCGATCTTCCTGGACGTGGCCACCTCGACGTCGTTCATCAACTTTGGTGCCTTCACCGCCTTCACGCTGGTGAACGCCTCGGTAGTGTTCCACTATGTGCGCCAGCGCCGGGCCGGGCAGCAGCTGAACCCTCTGTCCTATGTGGTGGTCCCGGTGATCGGCGCCGTCATCTGCGCCTACCTGCTCTCCCGGCTGGACAGCAACGCCATTACGCTGGGTGTGTCCTGGCTGGTGCTGGGTGTGGTGGTCCTGGCCCTGATCACGCGGGGCTTCAAGGCGGCGCCGCCGGAGATGTCGGCCACGGAGAAGGCAACGGTCGAGGCGGCTGCCTAA
- a CDS encoding thiamine pyrophosphate-binding protein, whose amino-acid sequence MTSLTVSGRVAQVLSSYLSDVFGVMGNGNVYFLDAAEKLGLRFSPVRHEGAAIAAADAYYRTSGRLAAGTTTYGPGYTNALTALAEAVQAQIPVVLVTGDAPTSGARPQDVDQAAIATGLGAATFTVTRDAAGSITRQAVEYALTQRTAVVIAIPYDLAALEAEDEELSSPLAAKVADDGGTDLGHVARLIAEARRPLILAGRGAHLAGAGPELRELADRLGALTAGTALALNLLNGEGYLGVAGGFGTDTAAELMGEADVVLVAGASLSPFTMRFGHLLSPDSTVIQIDTALQPTNARVDLFVRADAKSAAGRLLRMLDGGHSGEAWRAEARKRVAEGPAHHPGSDETIDGRLDPRSLATALDAVLPERRTVVQDGGHFIGWAPMYWNIPRPQDLVMVGTAFQSIGLGLASAVGAARALEDGRTLVLASGDGGFLMGLSDLESLIGAASSAVVVIYNDAAYGAEIHQYSSRGLTEKPMLIPEVDFSGIARALGAESAIIRSLSDLAALQDWIDAGATGTFVADCRITSTVRAPWLSEWMASSQAAKAAVVG is encoded by the coding sequence ATGACTTCACTTACCGTCTCAGGCCGTGTGGCACAGGTTCTCAGCAGCTACCTCAGCGATGTCTTCGGCGTTATGGGCAACGGAAACGTCTACTTCCTGGACGCCGCCGAAAAGCTGGGCCTCCGCTTCTCCCCCGTCCGGCACGAGGGCGCCGCCATCGCTGCGGCCGACGCCTACTACCGCACGTCCGGACGTCTCGCAGCGGGCACGACCACGTATGGACCCGGCTACACCAACGCGCTCACGGCCCTGGCCGAGGCGGTCCAGGCGCAGATCCCGGTGGTGCTGGTCACCGGAGACGCTCCGACCAGCGGTGCCCGGCCCCAGGACGTGGACCAAGCGGCCATCGCCACCGGCCTGGGCGCGGCCACCTTCACTGTCACCCGCGACGCCGCCGGCTCCATCACCCGGCAGGCGGTGGAGTACGCACTCACCCAGCGGACCGCCGTCGTGATTGCCATTCCCTACGACCTCGCGGCCCTCGAGGCTGAGGACGAGGAACTTTCCTCGCCCCTGGCTGCAAAGGTGGCGGACGACGGCGGCACTGATCTTGGACACGTGGCCCGCCTTATCGCCGAGGCCAGGCGGCCGCTGATCCTCGCCGGCCGCGGTGCGCACCTCGCCGGAGCCGGCCCGGAGCTCCGCGAACTCGCCGACCGGCTCGGCGCATTGACCGCCGGAACCGCCCTCGCGCTCAACCTCCTCAATGGCGAGGGGTATCTGGGCGTGGCGGGCGGTTTCGGCACTGACACCGCGGCCGAGCTCATGGGCGAGGCCGACGTGGTCCTTGTGGCCGGGGCGAGCCTGAGCCCCTTCACCATGCGCTTCGGGCACCTGCTCAGCCCGGACAGCACCGTCATCCAGATCGACACCGCCCTGCAGCCCACGAATGCCCGGGTGGACCTGTTCGTCCGCGCGGACGCCAAGTCCGCGGCGGGGCGCCTCCTCCGGATGCTGGACGGCGGACATTCGGGAGAAGCGTGGCGCGCGGAAGCCCGCAAGCGCGTGGCGGAAGGACCGGCTCACCACCCAGGGTCCGACGAAACCATTGACGGCAGGCTGGACCCGCGTTCTCTCGCCACGGCATTGGATGCCGTGCTGCCCGAGCGCCGCACGGTGGTCCAGGACGGCGGGCACTTCATCGGCTGGGCACCCATGTACTGGAACATCCCCCGGCCGCAGGACCTGGTGATGGTGGGGACCGCCTTCCAGTCCATCGGCCTGGGACTGGCGAGCGCCGTCGGGGCAGCCCGCGCGCTGGAGGACGGCCGCACCCTGGTGCTGGCCTCCGGCGACGGTGGTTTCCTGATGGGCCTGTCCGACCTCGAATCGCTGATCGGTGCGGCGAGCAGCGCCGTCGTCGTGATCTACAACGATGCCGCCTACGGGGCCGAGATTCACCAGTACAGTTCCCGGGGCCTGACAGAAAAACCGATGCTGATTCCCGAGGTGGACTTCAGCGGCATTGCCCGCGCGCTCGGTGCCGAGTCCGCGATCATCCGTTCCCTGTCAGATCTCGCCGCGCTTCAAGACTGGATCGACGCCGGCGCCACGGGAACCTTCGTTGCCGACTGCCGGATCACGTCCACCGTCCGGGCCCCGTGGCTGAGCGAGTGGATGGCGTCCTCGCAGGCAGCGAAGGCGGCCGTAGTGGGCTAA
- a CDS encoding DUF6308 family protein: MTEERAASGIVSAFAAIPDETALNYLRKYYGLGAWEGRAYTGSHFDRLPATVADRVTADDIVAVACLSIHVPATASVRVLGEQADAIAALLADVPTTDLEDIPFEDHDKFFGEGTAAIALWRMLRNHKGVGQTTASKLMARKRPGVFPIFDSVVGRVTGFPNADGTWRAWHQALSGDAALTDGLRILQKSAGLERISLLRILDVVLWMHGTSGIPEQERVDGESGA; encoded by the coding sequence ATGACAGAAGAACGTGCGGCATCCGGTATTGTTTCTGCTTTTGCAGCCATTCCTGATGAAACCGCTTTGAACTACCTGCGGAAATATTACGGGCTTGGTGCTTGGGAAGGGCGCGCCTACACGGGTTCCCACTTTGATAGACTTCCCGCCACGGTGGCGGACAGGGTCACGGCTGATGACATAGTTGCTGTGGCATGCCTTTCGATACACGTACCGGCTACAGCGTCTGTCAGGGTTCTCGGAGAACAGGCAGACGCGATCGCCGCTCTGTTGGCTGACGTGCCAACAACAGATCTTGAGGACATTCCTTTTGAGGATCACGACAAATTCTTCGGCGAGGGTACAGCGGCTATTGCGCTTTGGCGGATGCTGCGAAACCACAAAGGCGTAGGGCAGACGACTGCAAGCAAACTCATGGCGCGTAAACGGCCCGGAGTATTTCCAATTTTTGATTCAGTGGTCGGGCGGGTAACAGGATTCCCGAATGCTGACGGCACTTGGCGTGCCTGGCATCAGGCCCTTTCCGGCGATGCCGCCCTCACCGATGGCTTGCGAATTTTGCAGAAGTCCGCCGGTCTCGAACGTATCTCCTTGCTGCGTATCCTCGACGTCGTTCTATGGATGCATGGCACGAGCGGTATACCTGAGCAGGAGCGCGTTGACGGAGAGTCAGGAGCGTAA
- a CDS encoding DUF4190 domain-containing protein has translation MTTPELPGASSQQSAPHQPHSNYAQPNQGASSQVLPPQPAKTKKQRNVLGLIALITAIVGFIFACIPGALIVGWVLLPIAFILAIVSLFIKGKPKGMGIAALIVSIVGTIVGFVVFFSVVGSSFDNAFGSGDTKVVAPSGEAGSNAGTAEKNTEAKTGTRENPSPIGSVVESEDWRVVINSVTLAASSAVAAANEFNDPPAEGSEYILVNYSATYVGDDSNGQMPAFVSLEYVTADGRTINSFDKTVIAPDAINSSNTLYKDGTATGNVAFEVPSATAAQGVLAVRPGMLGDKAFVAVK, from the coding sequence ATGACAACACCAGAGCTTCCGGGGGCAAGCTCACAGCAGTCTGCGCCCCACCAGCCACACTCAAATTACGCACAGCCAAATCAAGGTGCATCGTCGCAGGTGCTTCCGCCTCAACCGGCAAAAACAAAGAAGCAAAGAAATGTCCTCGGGCTTATCGCCCTGATCACGGCGATTGTAGGATTCATATTCGCCTGCATACCTGGCGCCCTCATCGTTGGCTGGGTCCTGCTGCCGATCGCATTCATTTTGGCTATCGTTTCTCTCTTCATCAAAGGCAAACCCAAGGGGATGGGCATAGCAGCCCTAATTGTCTCAATCGTCGGAACTATCGTCGGCTTCGTCGTCTTCTTTTCCGTCGTTGGATCATCCTTCGACAATGCCTTTGGAAGCGGCGACACCAAAGTAGTAGCACCGTCTGGCGAGGCAGGCTCCAATGCAGGAACAGCAGAGAAGAACACGGAAGCCAAAACTGGAACTCGCGAGAATCCTTCTCCGATAGGCTCGGTCGTTGAATCGGAAGACTGGCGCGTTGTGATCAACTCCGTGACTCTCGCCGCTTCAAGTGCCGTTGCTGCGGCCAATGAATTCAATGATCCGCCTGCCGAGGGTTCCGAGTACATCCTGGTGAATTACTCCGCCACCTATGTCGGCGACGACTCCAATGGGCAAATGCCAGCCTTCGTCTCACTGGAATACGTCACTGCGGATGGCAGGACCATCAACAGTTTCGACAAGACAGTCATTGCACCTGATGCCATCAATTCGTCAAACACCCTCTACAAGGATGGAACAGCAACAGGGAACGTGGCTTTTGAAGTGCCAAGCGCCACTGCTGCCCAAGGCGTCCTCGCCGTAAGGCCGGGCATGCTCGGCGACAAGGCTTTCGTAGCCGTCAAGTAA
- a CDS encoding PD-(D/E)XK nuclease family protein translates to MSDDLVTGLLPVLGRPLKLGFNIFDVMHHGLHEKQISNVFGWLLDPEQTHNLGDRFLRIFIDELNRVSVGSEPLPHYSYLVRQEVNVAVGGAGSDIADLVLESEDAVVVIENYFTSDGHGHSYSGYLAFSVRDGKRGVVALLCRDEDVSLQTLGWEDAAVLTYGKLAERLLEHVGCDKVYQRKNPDAYAFIEQFHRKFVRGRGRVGDQDVLNFVVAMCDTGEIRRYQEQPQEVAAERFAHDLALQARERFGEGRDLLQRVKGRLSAFSEGPLRRQLNASRGEGFVRGVNARLAGIYQWTINVDVEEESNDLSQTRLQIKFGPSAWFANERDPSWTRTVDSSQADYSKLFLTGAGVKEVRQSTVSIYDVLDGLEPADPRLHDEIIGLLKGN, encoded by the coding sequence GTGTCAGATGATTTGGTAACTGGGCTCCTGCCAGTGCTGGGCAGGCCCCTCAAGCTGGGTTTTAACATCTTTGACGTCATGCACCACGGACTCCACGAGAAACAGATCTCGAATGTATTCGGATGGTTATTGGACCCTGAGCAGACGCACAACCTGGGCGACCGTTTTCTGCGGATCTTTATCGACGAGTTGAACCGGGTCTCGGTGGGGAGCGAACCCCTTCCGCATTACAGCTACTTGGTGCGTCAGGAGGTGAACGTCGCAGTGGGCGGGGCGGGCTCGGACATCGCCGACCTTGTCCTTGAGAGCGAAGATGCGGTCGTCGTCATCGAGAACTACTTCACCTCTGACGGTCACGGTCACAGTTACAGCGGTTATCTGGCGTTCAGCGTCCGGGACGGCAAGCGTGGTGTCGTGGCTCTTTTGTGTCGCGATGAGGATGTGTCCTTGCAGACCTTGGGGTGGGAGGACGCGGCAGTTCTCACGTATGGCAAGTTAGCTGAGCGACTGCTGGAACATGTTGGTTGCGACAAGGTTTACCAGCGGAAGAATCCCGATGCCTATGCGTTCATCGAGCAGTTCCACCGAAAGTTCGTTAGGGGAAGGGGTCGCGTGGGTGATCAGGACGTGCTCAATTTTGTTGTTGCCATGTGTGATACCGGGGAGATACGCAGATATCAGGAGCAGCCGCAAGAAGTAGCAGCCGAGCGCTTTGCTCATGATCTTGCCCTCCAGGCGAGGGAACGGTTTGGCGAGGGCCGCGACCTCCTCCAGCGAGTCAAGGGGCGCCTTAGTGCTTTCAGCGAAGGACCGCTGAGGCGTCAACTCAACGCCAGTCGGGGCGAGGGGTTTGTGCGCGGAGTCAACGCAAGACTCGCGGGGATATACCAGTGGACCATCAATGTCGACGTGGAAGAAGAATCGAACGACCTGAGCCAGACTAGGCTCCAAATCAAGTTCGGGCCGTCCGCGTGGTTCGCCAATGAGCGGGATCCGAGCTGGACCCGGACCGTCGATTCGAGTCAGGCGGACTACTCGAAATTGTTCCTCACGGGGGCCGGCGTCAAAGAAGTCCGTCAGTCGACTGTGAGTATCTATGACGTGCTCGACGGCTTGGAACCCGCCGACCCTAGGCTCCACGACGAAATCATTGGGTTGCTCAAAGGAAACTGA
- a CDS encoding FadR/GntR family transcriptional regulator, translating to MTDQLEDTAEPSRLVAGRMPGMERRSAMDAVRMRIGMAISLGLLKPGERLPDQEDVALGLSVSPITARRALASLAEQGVVVRRRGRAGGTFVADSPPSDVLSELSASPAESQAVNRLVDRRLLFECAVTHYAAVNATPEQLDELDRLTRDMAEATDWSVYHQADEQFHQLVGAASGMGTAVEVYHETLAELYDYFIPYPIEKLHKSNHDHIALLAAMRAGRVEEAVEVSRKHVDILHRTMFMGLAQGAQ from the coding sequence ATGACGGATCAGCTGGAGGACACCGCCGAGCCCTCGCGCCTTGTTGCCGGCAGGATGCCCGGGATGGAGCGCCGCAGCGCCATGGACGCGGTCCGCATGCGGATCGGGATGGCTATTTCCCTTGGGCTGCTGAAACCGGGCGAGCGGCTGCCGGACCAGGAGGACGTTGCACTGGGCCTCTCGGTCAGCCCGATCACCGCCCGGCGTGCGCTGGCGAGTTTGGCGGAGCAGGGCGTGGTGGTGCGGCGGCGCGGCCGGGCTGGCGGAACGTTTGTGGCGGATTCACCGCCTAGCGATGTTTTGTCGGAGCTGTCGGCGTCACCGGCCGAGTCCCAGGCGGTGAACCGGCTGGTGGACCGGCGCCTGCTGTTCGAGTGCGCCGTGACGCACTACGCAGCGGTCAACGCGACGCCGGAGCAACTGGATGAGCTCGACCGGCTGACCCGGGACATGGCCGAGGCAACGGATTGGTCCGTCTACCATCAGGCGGACGAGCAGTTCCATCAACTGGTGGGAGCGGCCTCAGGGATGGGCACCGCTGTCGAGGTGTATCACGAGACGCTCGCCGAGCTCTACGACTACTTCATCCCCTACCCCATTGAGAAGCTCCACAAGTCCAACCACGACCACATCGCACTGCTAGCTGCTATGCGTGCCGGTCGCGTTGAAGAAGCGGTGGAGGTCTCCCGGAAACATGTGGACATCCTGCACCGGACAATGTTTATGGGGCTTGCGCAGGGCGCACAATAA
- a CDS encoding carbon-nitrogen hydrolase family protein yields MQRILPLIAAQARPRLIGEPVSAFADEVKEALEAQPNSKLVVFPELHLFGDENPDLQRTEMLQASAEPLDGPRVKELKQLAKDLNIWLVPGSVCEHGPEGQLFNTQLVLSPEGELAGYYRKIFPWRPFEPYDPGDRFTTVDLPGIGRVGLNICYDAWYPEVSRQLAWMGAEVILNVVKTTTPDRRQELILAKANAIVNQVFMVSVNCAGPTGKGQSIIVDPEGNTLAEAPDDQPVLLTAELDLAAVDRVRTHGTENLNRPWSQFREGEPAVELSVYQGRINPATWTPPSYKP; encoded by the coding sequence ATGCAACGTATCCTTCCCCTCATCGCCGCCCAAGCAAGGCCGCGGCTCATCGGCGAACCCGTCTCGGCCTTCGCTGACGAGGTCAAAGAAGCCCTCGAAGCCCAGCCGAACAGCAAGCTGGTGGTCTTCCCCGAGCTGCACCTCTTCGGCGACGAAAACCCGGACCTGCAGCGAACCGAAATGCTCCAGGCCTCCGCCGAACCGCTGGACGGGCCAAGGGTCAAAGAACTCAAGCAACTCGCCAAAGACCTCAACATCTGGCTGGTCCCCGGCAGCGTCTGCGAACACGGCCCGGAAGGCCAGCTGTTCAACACCCAGCTGGTCCTCTCCCCGGAAGGGGAGCTCGCCGGCTACTACCGGAAGATCTTCCCCTGGCGCCCGTTCGAGCCCTACGACCCCGGCGACCGGTTCACCACCGTGGACCTGCCCGGCATCGGCAGGGTGGGCCTGAACATCTGCTACGACGCCTGGTACCCGGAGGTGTCCCGCCAGCTCGCCTGGATGGGCGCCGAAGTCATCCTCAACGTCGTCAAGACCACCACCCCGGACCGCAGGCAGGAACTGATCCTCGCCAAGGCCAACGCCATCGTCAACCAGGTCTTTATGGTCAGCGTCAACTGCGCCGGCCCCACCGGCAAAGGCCAAAGCATCATCGTGGACCCGGAGGGCAACACCCTCGCCGAGGCGCCGGACGACCAACCGGTACTGCTCACCGCGGAACTGGACCTTGCCGCCGTCGACCGCGTCCGCACACACGGTACCGAGAACCTCAACCGCCCCTGGTCGCAGTTCCGCGAGGGGGAGCCCGCCGTCGAACTTTCCGTCTACCAAGGCCGGATCAACCCGGCCACCTGGACACCGCCGTCCTACAAGCCGTAA
- a CDS encoding Lrp/AsnC family transcriptional regulator: MTITNARTLDSLDGRIILALDKDPEASALALSRTLGVARNTVHARLARLERSGALRSFSRRLDPAALGYELMAFLSLEISQTRFGSVESGLAAIPEVIEVHATTGDADLMAKVVARGTADLYRITNQILEIDGIQRTSTAISVMELMPPRYDGLISRLSEQEGRPSD; this comes from the coding sequence ATGACCATAACGAATGCGCGCACCCTCGATTCGCTCGACGGCCGGATCATCCTGGCCCTCGACAAGGACCCCGAAGCCAGCGCCCTGGCACTTTCCCGGACACTCGGCGTCGCACGCAACACCGTCCATGCCCGGCTGGCACGGCTGGAGCGCAGCGGCGCGCTCCGCTCCTTCAGCCGGCGGCTGGACCCCGCAGCGCTCGGCTATGAGCTCATGGCCTTCCTCTCCCTGGAAATCAGCCAGACGCGGTTCGGCTCCGTGGAGAGCGGCCTCGCAGCGATCCCGGAAGTCATCGAGGTGCACGCCACCACCGGCGACGCGGACCTCATGGCCAAGGTGGTGGCCCGCGGCACCGCCGACCTTTACCGCATCACCAACCAGATCCTGGAAATCGACGGGATCCAGCGGACCAGCACCGCCATCTCCGTCATGGAACTCATGCCGCCCCGGTACGACGGGCTCATCAGCCGCCTGTCCGAGCAGGAAGGCCGCCCCTCCGACTAG